One window from the genome of Bacillus tianshenii encodes:
- a CDS encoding acyl carrier protein, which yields MADVLERVTKIIVDRLGVDESEVTLEASFKDDLGADSLDVVELVMELEDEFDMEISDEDAEKIGTVGDAVNYIKAQQ from the coding sequence ATGGCAGATGTACTAGAACGCGTAACGAAAATCATCGTTGACCGTCTTGGTGTTGACGAGAGCGAGGTTACTCTTGAAGCGTCTTTTAAAGATGATTTAGGCGCTGATTCCCTAGACGTAGTTGAGTTAGTAATGGAGCTTGAAGATGAGTTCGACATGGAAATCTCTGATGAAGATGCTGAGAAAATCGGTACTGTTGGAGACGCAGTTAACTACATAAAAGCTCAGCAATAA
- the rnc gene encoding ribonuclease III, which produces MSKSYKRKRTNGKVKVDFQPLLKQLGVPFEDEHLLKQAFTHSSYVNEHRARPFEDNERLEFLGDAVLELTVSQYLFKQFPNMSEGELTKLRAAIVCEGSLVEFANELSFAPYVLLGKGEEMTGGRTRPALLADVFEAFIGALYLDQGIETVNELLKKVVYPRISEGAFSHVMDYKSQLQEVVQRDGQHAVEYKIVEEKGPAHNREFVSEVLIDGTVHGVGIGKSKKDAEQKAAQQALMKLKKK; this is translated from the coding sequence ATGTCTAAGTCGTACAAGAGAAAGCGGACCAATGGTAAAGTGAAAGTGGATTTTCAGCCTTTATTGAAACAGCTTGGTGTACCATTTGAAGATGAACATTTATTAAAGCAGGCTTTTACCCATTCATCCTATGTGAATGAGCATCGCGCAAGACCGTTTGAAGACAACGAACGGTTAGAATTTTTAGGGGACGCAGTTTTAGAGTTAACGGTTTCACAATATTTGTTTAAACAATTTCCGAATATGAGTGAAGGCGAATTAACAAAGCTCCGGGCGGCGATTGTTTGTGAAGGCTCATTAGTTGAGTTTGCAAACGAGCTGTCCTTCGCGCCGTACGTTCTTCTCGGTAAGGGAGAAGAAATGACAGGTGGAAGAACCCGTCCTGCACTTTTGGCAGACGTGTTTGAGGCATTTATTGGCGCCCTCTATTTGGACCAAGGAATTGAAACGGTGAACGAATTATTAAAGAAAGTCGTTTACCCAAGAATTAGCGAAGGTGCTTTTTCTCATGTGATGGATTATAAAAGCCAACTACAAGAAGTGGTACAGCGTGATGGTCAGCATGCGGTTGAATATAAAATCGTTGAAGAAAAAGGACCTGCGCACAATCGCGAGTTTGTTTCAGAAGTATTAATTGACGGTACCGTGCATGGAGTCGGGATCGGCAAGTCTAAAAA